The following is a genomic window from Gammaproteobacteria bacterium.
GAAGTATTCCGACTCGTCCGCCGCCTCGCCCGGAAAGCCCGCCGAGAAGGTCACCACTTCCTTGCCGGCCCTCCGGGCCGCAGCAACGATGCAGGTGGAATCCAGCCCACCGGAGAGGCAGACGCCGACCGGCACGTCTGCACGGTAGCGAAGCGCCACCGAATCGACGAGCAAATGGTCGAAACGCTCCAGCAAGTCATCGCCGGACAGTGCTTCCCCGCTTTCCACGAGCGCGCTGTCGTCGTAATAACGGTGCTCGTCCACGCTGCCATCTTCATCAAGGGCGATGAAACACCCCGGCCGCACGACATGGATGTTGCTGGCAAGCGTGCGGCCGTGGAATTCATTCTTCCTGAGCCGCATCGACATCAGCAGGTCATCTCTCGAAATCTCCGGAACCACCCCGCCGGCGACCAACGCCGAGATTTCGGAAGCGAACGACAGCGAGCCGTCCGTTCGATGGAAGTAAAGCGGCTTGATGCCGAACCGGTCCCGGGCCAGCACCAGGCGACGGCTCGACGCATCGAGAATCGCAATGGCCCAGTCCCCGTTGAAACGCGAGAAACAGCCTTCGCCCCATTCCTGGTAAGCCGCAAGGATGACTTCGGTATCGCTACTGGTCCTGAAGTCGTATCGCGCCGACAGCTCGTCGCGCAATTCCCTGTAGTTGTAGATTTCCCCGTTGAATACCAGCATGCAGGAGCGATCCCGCATCGGCTGGTTGGCGCTGTCGGACAGGTCCACGATTTTCAGCCTGGCATGACCAAACACTGCCGGCCCGGAATGCATGAGCCCCTCGGCATCCGGCCCACGGTGATGCAGGCTGCGTGCCATGGAAAGCACCCGCCGCTCGGACTCGGACCGAGAGTACTCTCCAAAATGATATTGACCGACTATTCCGCACATTCGTCATTGACCTGGTCATTGTCCCGACTCGCGACATTGCCCACTGCAGAAAGACAAGGCGCCCGAAGTACAGGACGGACCGGGATGCTAATCCGGCTTCTTGCGAGTTGTTGCAAGGTAGTGAAGATTGTTGAAGAACATGTACCGGACAATCTTCACGCCATCGGCATTCCAGAACGGTTCGAGGAACGAAGTGACCGTGTGGTGATACTTGCCACCCGTGAAATCAACCGCCTCCGTCTTGCGAGGGCTGCGATTGAACGGAAGCACTGCGTCCTCCATATCCGTGTAGGTCCCCATCTTCCTGGGGTTCGAAGCAAAAATGGAGTAGAAAACGCCGCGAGGCGAAAGCTTCTCGTGCCACTCCTCGATGACCTTGATGGTCGCAGGACGATTCATTTCGTGCTGGTTGTAAAGCCCGGGTCCGCGCGCAAATATCAGGTCGAAAAACCCGTCCTCGAATGGCAGGCCGGCTTCTGCATCGCCAACAACGAAGTGCGAGTCATCCGCACCCAGCAGCTTCCTGGCTTTCTCGATACCGCCCGCCGCAATGTCGATACCGAAAAGTTCGAGCTCGGGGTTCACGATCTGGAAACCGCGGGACCAGATTCCATCGCCGCAACACAGATCCAGAACCCTGCCTTTCTTCGGCACCTTTATATGTTGCGAAATCCACTTTTCCACGAGTTCTTCCGTATATTGGAATCCCTGCTGGTTGGCATAGAATTCGCTCGTTGCTTCAAGCGCATCCTGTGGATTGTCATAGAGATCGTATTTCATGGTCTGTTCTCTTCGTTGCTTGCCCAGGCAAGTCGTATATCGGTAAGCGTAATTTCCGCAGGCTGCTCATCCATGCTGGAAAACAGTGCGACATCGACAAATTCCGCGATGGAGGGTGGACGGTCCAGGACCTCGATCATTTCGGCTTCGCTGCGGATGTAAGCGGCGAGCTTGCGTTCGGCGATGCCTCCCTCGGCATCGTAGTACAGGAGATAAAGCCGCGCTTCCTGGCCGGCTGAAATGCCGGCCCTGAGGGAGACTGCGAAATGCATGCCGTGCTCGACAGGCCAGCCGCAGTTCCTTACCGCCTTGCCCCAGCGGCTCCCACCGAATATCAGCAATGCATTGCGTTCACCATTCGGTGCAAAGCGGGCCGGCTCCCGATCGGTCGACAGACTCCCGCCAACCGGGAAGTATCGGCTGGCATCCAGCTCAAGCTCGAGCCGGTGGTCGAAATCAAGTTGCTCCCTGCCGGTCTCCTCGGGCTCGCGAAACGACCGGCGCACCAGCAGCCGGCCGATCCCGGCCATCAGCTTCGACACGAGGCGGCCCTGCAGCGATCGATAACCGAGCCGGGTCCGCAGTGATCCCAGGATCGCGAGGAATACGCATCGATTCCGGAACGACCATTCGGCGTATTC
Proteins encoded in this region:
- the asnB gene encoding asparagine synthase (glutamine-hydrolyzing); amino-acid sequence: MCGIVGQYHFGEYSRSESERRVLSMARSLHHRGPDAEGLMHSGPAVFGHARLKIVDLSDSANQPMRDRSCMLVFNGEIYNYRELRDELSARYDFRTSSDTEVILAAYQEWGEGCFSRFNGDWAIAILDASSRRLVLARDRFGIKPLYFHRTDGSLSFASEISALVAGGVVPEISRDDLLMSMRLRKNEFHGRTLASNIHVVRPGCFIALDEDGSVDEHRYYDDSALVESGEALSGDDLLERFDHLLVDSVALRYRADVPVGVCLSGGLDSTCIVAAARRAGKEVVTFSAGFPGEAADESEYF
- a CDS encoding class I SAM-dependent methyltransferase, giving the protein MKYDLYDNPQDALEATSEFYANQQGFQYTEELVEKWISQHIKVPKKGRVLDLCCGDGIWSRGFQIVNPELELFGIDIAAGGIEKARKLLGADDSHFVVGDAEAGLPFEDGFFDLIFARGPGLYNQHEMNRPATIKVIEEWHEKLSPRGVFYSIFASNPRKMGTYTDMEDAVLPFNRSPRKTEAVDFTGGKYHHTVTSFLEPFWNADGVKIVRYMFFNNLHYLATTRKKPD